A genomic segment from Klebsiella africana encodes:
- a CDS encoding glucose/quinate/shikimate family membrane-bound PQQ-dependent dehydrogenase has translation MATGNAPRGFPRILQWLLAGLMLIIGLAIGILGVKLATVGGTLYFALMGLVMVIAAVLIFRHRRGGIVLYAVAFIASVIWAISDAGWNFWPLFSRLFALGVLAFLSALVWPFLANPPAKKGPAFTIAAIFAVALAVSFGWMFKPEPLVSATEAVPVKPVAPGEQQKNWAHWGNTTHGDRFAALDQINKQNVNQLQVAWVAHTGDIPQSNGSGAEDQNTPLQIGDTLYVCTPYSKVLALDVDSGKEKWRYDSKSSSPNWQRCRGLGYYEDSQAQTTSASGSQPAACSRRLFLPTIDARLIAIDADTGKLCESFGDRGIVDLSVGMGEVKAGYYQQTSTPLVAGNVVVVGGRVADNYSTGEPPGVVRAFDVHTGKLAWAWDPGNPALTGVPPEGQTYTRGTPNVWSAMSYDAKLNLIYLPTGNATPDFFGGERTALDDKYSSSIVAVDATTGQVRWHFQTTHHDLWDFDLPSQPLLYDLPDGKGGTTPVLVQTSKQGMIFMLNRETGEPVAKVEERPVPAGNVKGERYSPTQPYSVGMPMIGNQTLTESDMWGATPIDLLLCRIQFKEMRHQGVFTPPGEDRSLQFPGSLGGMNWGSVSVDPNNSLMFVNDMRLGLANYMVPRAKVAKDASGIEMGIVPMEGTPFGAMRERFLSPLGIPCQKPPFGTMSAVDLKTGKLVWQVPVGTVEDTGPLGIRMHMPIPIGMPTLGASLSTQSGLLFFAGTQDFYLRAFDTANGKEIWKSRLPVGSQSGPMTYVSPKTGKQYIIINAGGARQSPDRGDYIIAYALPDHH, from the coding sequence ATGGCAACTGGCAACGCGCCGCGCGGATTCCCCCGGATCCTGCAGTGGCTTCTCGCCGGACTGATGCTCATCATCGGTCTGGCTATCGGTATTCTTGGGGTAAAACTGGCTACCGTCGGCGGCACGCTGTACTTCGCACTGATGGGCTTGGTGATGGTCATCGCCGCAGTGCTGATTTTCCGTCACCGCCGCGGCGGCATTGTATTGTACGCCGTGGCGTTTATCGCCTCGGTGATCTGGGCGATTAGCGACGCTGGCTGGAACTTCTGGCCGCTCTTCTCGCGCCTGTTTGCGCTCGGCGTGCTGGCTTTTCTCTCCGCCCTGGTGTGGCCTTTCCTCGCCAACCCGCCGGCGAAAAAAGGCCCGGCTTTTACCATCGCCGCCATTTTTGCCGTGGCGCTGGCGGTAAGCTTTGGCTGGATGTTCAAACCCGAACCGCTGGTTAGCGCCACTGAAGCGGTACCGGTGAAGCCCGTCGCACCAGGCGAACAGCAGAAAAACTGGGCGCACTGGGGTAACACCACCCATGGCGACCGTTTCGCCGCCCTGGACCAAATCAACAAGCAAAACGTCAACCAGCTGCAGGTGGCCTGGGTCGCGCATACTGGCGATATCCCGCAGAGCAATGGTTCCGGCGCGGAGGATCAAAATACGCCGCTGCAGATTGGCGATACCCTCTACGTCTGTACCCCGTACAGCAAAGTGCTGGCGCTGGATGTGGACAGCGGGAAAGAGAAATGGCGCTACGACTCGAAATCTTCTTCGCCTAACTGGCAGCGCTGCCGCGGCTTAGGCTATTACGAAGATAGCCAGGCGCAAACCACGTCAGCGTCAGGCTCGCAGCCGGCCGCCTGTTCCCGTCGTCTGTTCCTGCCGACTATCGACGCCCGCCTGATCGCCATTGATGCCGACACCGGGAAACTGTGTGAGAGCTTCGGCGATCGCGGTATTGTCGACCTCAGCGTCGGCATGGGGGAAGTCAAAGCAGGCTACTATCAGCAGACCTCTACCCCGCTGGTGGCAGGCAATGTGGTGGTGGTGGGTGGCCGCGTCGCGGATAACTACTCTACCGGCGAACCGCCTGGGGTGGTCCGTGCGTTTGACGTCCACACTGGCAAACTGGCGTGGGCGTGGGATCCGGGCAATCCAGCGCTGACCGGCGTACCGCCGGAAGGCCAGACCTATACGCGCGGCACACCAAACGTCTGGTCGGCGATGTCCTACGACGCAAAGCTGAACCTGATCTATCTGCCAACCGGCAACGCCACGCCAGATTTCTTTGGCGGCGAACGTACCGCGCTGGACGATAAATACAGCTCCTCTATCGTTGCTGTGGATGCCACCACCGGTCAGGTGCGCTGGCACTTCCAGACCACGCACCACGACCTGTGGGATTTTGACCTGCCGTCTCAGCCGCTGCTGTACGATCTGCCTGATGGCAAGGGCGGCACCACGCCGGTGCTGGTGCAGACCAGCAAGCAGGGCATGATCTTTATGCTCAACCGCGAGACCGGCGAGCCGGTGGCGAAAGTGGAAGAGCGTCCGGTACCGGCGGGCAACGTCAAGGGTGAACGCTACTCACCGACGCAGCCTTACTCCGTGGGGATGCCGATGATCGGCAACCAGACGCTGACCGAGTCCGATATGTGGGGAGCGACACCGATCGATCTGCTGCTGTGCCGTATCCAGTTCAAAGAGATGCGCCATCAGGGCGTCTTTACCCCACCAGGTGAAGACCGCTCCCTGCAGTTCCCTGGCTCGCTCGGCGGCATGAACTGGGGCAGCGTTTCGGTGGATCCGAACAACAGCCTGATGTTCGTCAACGATATGCGCCTGGGCCTCGCCAACTACATGGTGCCACGCGCGAAGGTGGCGAAAGATGCCAGCGGGATCGAGATGGGCATTGTGCCGATGGAAGGCACGCCGTTTGGCGCGATGCGCGAACGTTTCCTGTCGCCGCTGGGCATTCCGTGCCAGAAACCGCCGTTCGGCACCATGTCCGCGGTGGATCTGAAAACCGGGAAACTGGTGTGGCAGGTACCGGTTGGTACCGTAGAAGATACCGGGCCGCTGGGGATCCGTATGCATATGCCAATTCCGATCGGCATGCCGACCCTTGGCGCATCGCTGTCCACGCAGTCCGGACTGCTGTTCTTTGCCGGTACCCAGGATTTCTATCTGCGCGCCTTTGATACCGCGAACGGCAAAGAGATCTGGAAATCGCGTCTGCCGGTCGGCAGCCAGTCCGGCCCAATGACCTACGTCTCACCGAAAACCGGTAAGCAGTACATCATTATCAATGCCGGCGGCGCCCGTCAGTCTCCGGATCGCGGCGATTACATCATCGCCTACGCGCTCCCTGACCATCATTGA
- a CDS encoding LysR substrate-binding domain-containing protein, with protein MEKNGLFSQRIRLRHLHTFVAVAQQGTLGRAAETLNLSQPALSKTLNELEQLTGTRLFERGRLGAQLTLVGEQFLTHAVKVLDALNSAGQALNRKEGLNNDIVRIGALPTAALGILPTVIGQFHKQQKDITLQVATMNNTMLLAGLKSGEIDIGIGRMSDPELMSGLHYELLFLESLKLVVRPGHPLLQETVTLSRVMDWPVVVSPKGTVPRQNAEALLQSQGCKIPAGCIETLSASLSRQLTVDFDYVWFVPSGAVKDDLRRGVLTALPIATQGAGEPIGILTRVDATLTPGTQTLLSAIRKSMPA; from the coding sequence ATGGAAAAAAATGGTCTTTTCAGTCAGCGCATTCGATTGCGCCATCTACACACCTTCGTGGCCGTCGCTCAACAGGGAACGCTGGGGCGCGCGGCTGAAACATTAAATCTGAGCCAGCCAGCACTTTCGAAAACGCTCAACGAATTAGAACAGTTGACCGGTACCCGGCTGTTTGAACGAGGCCGCCTGGGGGCACAATTGACCCTGGTTGGGGAACAGTTTCTGACGCATGCCGTTAAGGTGCTTGATGCTCTTAACTCTGCCGGCCAGGCGCTGAACCGCAAAGAGGGTCTGAATAACGACATCGTGCGCATCGGCGCGCTGCCCACCGCCGCGCTGGGTATCCTGCCGACGGTGATCGGCCAGTTCCACAAGCAGCAAAAAGATATCACGCTGCAGGTCGCCACTATGAACAACACCATGCTGCTTGCCGGATTAAAATCCGGGGAGATCGATATCGGCATTGGACGTATGTCCGACCCGGAGTTGATGAGCGGGCTGCATTACGAACTGCTGTTCCTTGAATCCCTGAAGCTGGTGGTTCGCCCGGGACATCCCCTGCTTCAGGAGACGGTTACCCTCAGCCGGGTAATGGACTGGCCAGTGGTGGTCTCACCGAAGGGGACTGTGCCGCGGCAAAATGCTGAAGCGCTCCTGCAGAGTCAGGGCTGTAAGATACCCGCCGGCTGCATCGAGACCCTGTCCGCCTCTCTGTCACGGCAGTTGACGGTCGATTTTGACTATGTCTGGTTCGTGCCTTCCGGGGCGGTGAAAGACGATCTTCGCCGGGGCGTACTGACCGCCCTGCCAATCGCCACCCAGGGCGCCGGGGAGCCCATCGGCATTCTGACCCGCGTCGATGCGACGCTAACCCCGGGTACGCAAACGCTGCTCAGCGCCATCCGTAAATCCATGCCAGCCTGA
- the pcaG gene encoding protocatechuate 3,4-dioxygenase subunit alpha produces the protein MKEYLPETASQTAGPYVHIGLAPDAAGFHIFEKNFGPVLATADTAGERITIEGRVIDGSGTPVRDVLLEIWQANAAGRYNHPDDRQQQKAVDPAFRGWGRTCSDFTSGIWRFETIKPGPVVGRDGRLMAPHVNLWVVARGINIGLNTRMYFADEHEANASDPVLNLIEWEVRRKTLIADREIRGAEVVYRFDIHLQGENETVFFDI, from the coding sequence ATGAAAGAGTATCTGCCTGAAACCGCCTCGCAGACGGCGGGACCTTATGTCCATATCGGTCTGGCGCCGGACGCCGCGGGTTTTCATATTTTTGAGAAAAACTTTGGCCCGGTCCTCGCTACCGCCGATACCGCCGGGGAGCGGATTACCATTGAAGGCCGGGTTATCGACGGCTCCGGGACGCCGGTCCGCGATGTGCTGCTGGAGATCTGGCAGGCCAACGCCGCGGGTCGCTATAACCATCCTGACGATCGTCAACAGCAGAAAGCCGTCGACCCGGCCTTTCGCGGCTGGGGGCGTACCTGCTCTGATTTCACCTCCGGCATCTGGCGCTTTGAAACCATTAAGCCAGGCCCGGTGGTCGGCCGCGATGGCCGGCTGATGGCGCCGCACGTCAACTTATGGGTCGTCGCGCGGGGGATCAACATCGGACTGAACACCCGGATGTACTTTGCCGATGAACACGAGGCCAACGCCAGCGACCCGGTGCTAAATCTCATCGAATGGGAGGTGAGACGCAAAACGTTGATCGCCGACCGTGAGATCCGCGGAGCCGAAGTGGTCTATCGTTTCGACATTCATCTGCAGGGCGAGAACGAAACCGTCTTTTTCGATATTTAG
- the pcaH gene encoding protocatechuate 3,4-dioxygenase subunit beta, with protein MNDKWSPREVIHRDYSSHPPAYAPGYKTSVLRSPKNALISLQNSLSEITGPVFSHDDLGPLDNDLILNYAKEGLPIGERIIVHGYVRDGFGRPMKNTLVEVWQANAGGRYRHKKDQYLAPIDPNFGGCGRVLTDENGYYCFRTIKPGPYPWRNQASDWRPAHIHFSLSGEAWAQRLITQMYFEGDPLIKQCPIVRTINNDDAVRTLIAELDMHAAVPLDCLAYRFDLVLRGHRATLFENRTQGAAR; from the coding sequence ATGAACGATAAATGGTCCCCACGCGAGGTTATCCATCGCGACTACAGTAGTCATCCGCCCGCTTACGCGCCGGGCTATAAAACCAGCGTCCTGCGCTCCCCGAAAAACGCCCTGATCTCCCTGCAGAACTCATTGTCAGAGATCACCGGGCCGGTATTCAGCCACGACGACTTGGGCCCTCTGGATAACGATCTTATCCTTAACTACGCCAAAGAGGGCTTGCCGATTGGTGAACGAATCATTGTCCACGGCTATGTTCGCGACGGCTTTGGCCGACCGATGAAAAATACGCTGGTGGAAGTCTGGCAGGCGAATGCCGGCGGCCGCTACCGACATAAAAAAGATCAGTATCTGGCCCCGATTGACCCGAACTTCGGTGGCTGCGGCCGGGTGCTTACCGATGAAAACGGCTATTACTGTTTTCGCACTATCAAGCCCGGCCCTTACCCGTGGCGCAACCAGGCCAGCGACTGGCGTCCGGCGCATATCCATTTTTCTCTGTCAGGCGAGGCCTGGGCGCAGCGCCTTATCACCCAGATGTACTTTGAAGGCGACCCGCTGATTAAACAGTGCCCGATCGTCCGAACCATTAATAATGACGACGCCGTGCGCACGCTGATCGCCGAGCTGGACATGCACGCCGCCGTGCCGCTGGATTGTCTGGCCTACCGCTTCGACCTTGTTCTGCGCGGCCACCGCGCCACGCTGTTTGAAAATCGCACTCAGGGGGCCGCCCGATGA
- the hglS gene encoding 2-oxoadipate dioxygenase/decarboxylase HglS, translating to MANTITADEIREHFSQAMSAMYQQEVPQYGALLELVADVNLAVLENNPQLHEQLANADELARLNVERHGAIRVGTAEELATLRRMFAIMGMYPVSYYDLSQAGVPVHSTAFRPIDDAALARNPFRVFTSLLRLELIENRALRERAATILARRKIFTPRCLALIAQHEAEGEFTSADAREFVQEALETFRWHRHATVDEETYHALHREHRLIADVVCFPGCHINHLTPRTLDIDRAQALMPECGIEPKALIEGPPRREVPILLRQTSFKALEEPVMFAGEHRGTHSARFGEIEQRGIALTPKGRALYDRLLQAAGTGKDNLSHQLHLQEVFREFPDSEFLLRQQGLAWFRYRLTPAGEAHRQAFRPGDDPQPLIERGWVVAQPIIYEDFLPVSAAGIFQSNLGNEIQARSHGNASREVFEAALGCPVQDEFELYRQAEERSKRRCGLL from the coding sequence ATGGCGAACACCATCACGGCTGATGAGATTCGGGAGCACTTTTCGCAGGCCATGTCGGCCATGTACCAGCAGGAAGTTCCGCAGTACGGGGCGCTGCTGGAGCTGGTGGCTGACGTCAACCTGGCGGTACTGGAAAATAATCCGCAGCTGCATGAACAACTGGCCAATGCTGACGAGCTGGCGCGCTTGAACGTGGAGCGCCACGGCGCGATCCGCGTGGGCACGGCGGAGGAACTGGCGACGCTGCGTCGCATGTTTGCCATCATGGGTATGTATCCCGTGAGTTATTACGACCTCTCGCAGGCCGGTGTGCCGGTTCATTCCACGGCGTTTCGCCCCATCGACGATGCCGCGCTGGCGCGCAATCCGTTTCGGGTTTTCACCTCGCTGCTGCGCCTGGAGTTGATTGAAAATCGCGCCTTACGTGAGCGGGCCGCTACCATCCTCGCGCGGCGCAAAATCTTTACTCCCCGCTGCCTGGCACTGATTGCGCAGCATGAAGCTGAGGGGGAATTCACCTCTGCCGACGCGCGCGAGTTTGTGCAGGAGGCGCTGGAAACCTTTCGCTGGCACCGGCATGCCACCGTCGATGAGGAGACTTACCATGCTTTGCATCGCGAGCACCGCCTGATTGCCGATGTGGTCTGCTTCCCGGGATGCCATATCAATCACCTCACGCCGCGGACGCTGGATATTGATCGCGCCCAGGCCCTGATGCCCGAGTGCGGTATTGAACCCAAAGCGCTAATTGAAGGGCCACCGCGGCGGGAGGTCCCGATCCTCCTGCGGCAGACCAGCTTTAAGGCGCTTGAGGAGCCGGTAATGTTCGCCGGCGAACACAGAGGCACTCACAGCGCCCGCTTTGGCGAAATTGAGCAGCGCGGCATTGCGCTAACGCCAAAAGGACGCGCGCTGTACGACCGGCTGCTGCAGGCGGCAGGGACCGGAAAAGACAATCTCAGCCACCAGCTGCATCTGCAGGAGGTGTTTCGTGAATTTCCCGACAGCGAATTTCTGCTGCGTCAGCAGGGGCTGGCCTGGTTTCGCTACCGCCTGACGCCCGCTGGCGAGGCCCATCGCCAGGCGTTTCGTCCGGGAGACGATCCGCAACCGCTGATTGAGCGCGGGTGGGTGGTCGCCCAGCCGATTATTTATGAAGATTTTTTACCGGTCAGCGCGGCGGGTATTTTTCAGTCTAATCTGGGCAATGAAATTCAGGCGCGCAGCCACGGGAATGCCAGCCGCGAGGTCTTTGAAGCGGCGCTGGGCTGCCCGGTACAGGATGAGTTTGAACTGTACCGGCAGGCGGAGGAACGCAGCAAACGACGTTGCGGTCTGCTGTAA
- a CDS encoding carboxylesterase/lipase family protein — protein sequence MQHPSKPLAKTRQGSLAGREEQGIYIWRGIPYAAPPVGPLRWRAPQPPARWQGVRQADAFSAASWQDIDYCRELGGGDPGRFSEDCLYLNVWAPASAAQPLPVMVWLHGGGFTIGAGSLPPYDGKALASRDVVVVTVNYRLGHLGFFAHPALEEEAGERLYNFALLDQIAALQWVQDNIHAFGGDAANVTLFGESAGARSVLSLMASPKARGLFHKAIIQSGYTLPDLPRERALEKGRLLADHFALPNASAEQLRAIPAEAFWSLAAPLNTGPAPIAGDVVLPQPMLETFFAGRQHPMPVMIGSNSDEASVMAVFGVDIAGQIQKLRRERRLGLGLIKLLYPGVKGDAALGREVCRDMAFTTLGYVVMQAQQRVGQPCWRYWFDYVAEAEHDTYPHGAWHGNEVPYVFDNLRLTEPVRQYASAADLAFAAQVADYWAQFARVASGEQALSGAVRWPACLRGRDRLLRIGLHKRAGFKVENRFMRARLALFRRVMKHHVTLD from the coding sequence ATGCAACATCCGTCGAAACCGTTGGCGAAAACCCGCCAGGGAAGTCTGGCCGGGCGCGAAGAGCAGGGGATTTATATCTGGCGCGGTATTCCATACGCTGCGCCGCCGGTTGGTCCGTTGCGCTGGCGTGCCCCGCAGCCACCCGCCCGCTGGCAGGGCGTCCGTCAGGCCGACGCTTTTTCAGCTGCCAGCTGGCAGGACATTGACTATTGCCGTGAACTCGGCGGCGGTGATCCCGGCCGTTTCAGTGAAGACTGCTTATACCTCAACGTCTGGGCCCCCGCCAGCGCCGCGCAGCCGCTGCCGGTGATGGTCTGGCTTCACGGCGGCGGGTTTACCATCGGCGCCGGCAGCCTGCCGCCTTACGATGGCAAAGCGCTTGCCAGTCGCGACGTGGTAGTGGTGACGGTTAACTACCGGCTGGGCCACCTCGGCTTTTTTGCCCATCCGGCGCTGGAGGAAGAGGCAGGCGAACGGCTGTACAACTTCGCGTTGCTCGACCAGATTGCCGCCCTGCAGTGGGTTCAGGACAATATCCACGCCTTTGGCGGGGATGCCGCTAACGTCACCCTGTTTGGCGAATCCGCCGGGGCGCGCAGTGTACTGTCGCTGATGGCTTCGCCCAAAGCCAGGGGATTGTTTCATAAAGCGATCATCCAGAGCGGGTATACGTTACCCGACCTGCCGCGGGAGAGGGCGCTGGAGAAAGGCCGCCTGCTGGCGGACCATTTCGCTTTGCCTAATGCCAGCGCGGAACAGCTGCGTGCGATCCCGGCGGAGGCGTTCTGGTCGCTCGCCGCGCCGCTGAATACGGGCCCGGCTCCCATTGCCGGGGACGTGGTCCTCCCGCAGCCGATGCTGGAGACTTTTTTCGCCGGGCGCCAGCACCCGATGCCGGTGATGATCGGCTCCAACAGCGATGAAGCCAGCGTGATGGCGGTGTTTGGCGTCGATATCGCCGGGCAGATCCAGAAGCTGCGCCGCGAGCGCCGTCTGGGGTTGGGGCTTATCAAACTGCTCTATCCCGGTGTGAAAGGCGACGCGGCGTTGGGACGGGAAGTCTGCCGGGATATGGCCTTCACCACTCTTGGCTATGTAGTGATGCAGGCCCAACAGCGTGTCGGCCAGCCGTGCTGGCGTTACTGGTTTGATTATGTCGCGGAGGCGGAGCATGACACCTATCCGCACGGCGCCTGGCATGGCAACGAGGTACCTTACGTATTTGATAACCTACGGCTGACAGAACCCGTCCGGCAGTACGCCAGCGCAGCGGATCTGGCCTTTGCCGCTCAGGTCGCTGACTACTGGGCCCAGTTTGCTCGCGTCGCCAGCGGCGAGCAGGCGCTTTCCGGCGCGGTGCGTTGGCCGGCGTGCTTGCGCGGACGGGATCGTCTGTTGCGCATTGGGTTACATAAACGTGCCGGGTTCAAAGTGGAGAATCGCTTTATGCGCGCGCGGCTGGCGCTGTTTCGTCGGGTGATGAAGCATCACGTGACGCTGGACTAA
- a CDS encoding NAD(P)-dependent alcohol dehydrogenase yields the protein MQVKAAVTLGYQQPFVIKDIEVARPGKDEILVKIAATGVCHTDAVMRDNPGVVPMPAILGHEGAGVVASIGEAVTGIKAGDHVVLSYAACHHCENCLSNHPSACEDFNPLNFGGRREDGTTPYRLGDQDLSLFFGQSSFSQYVVTRATNAIVVDPEVDLTLLGPLGCGIQTGSGTVLNRLKPVVGESLVVFGCGAVGLSAIMAAKLTGCSQIIAVDIHDNRLALAGELGATHQINGKAQDAVARIKQITGKGAHYAVETTGVSAIVLQAVHAVKPLGTVAIVGFTGDITFNVQNDLMAEGKSLVGVIEGDAVPALFIPLLVQLYKQGKFPIDKLIQRYPLAEINQAFADSASGKVIKPVVVM from the coding sequence ATGCAAGTAAAAGCAGCCGTCACGCTGGGCTATCAGCAGCCTTTCGTTATTAAAGACATCGAGGTCGCCCGGCCGGGCAAGGATGAGATATTGGTCAAAATCGCCGCCACCGGCGTGTGTCATACCGACGCAGTGATGCGCGACAACCCCGGGGTGGTGCCCATGCCGGCGATCCTCGGTCATGAAGGTGCCGGGGTTGTGGCCAGCATCGGAGAAGCGGTCACCGGCATTAAGGCAGGCGATCATGTGGTGCTCAGCTACGCCGCCTGTCATCATTGCGAAAATTGTTTAAGTAACCATCCTTCCGCCTGCGAAGACTTTAATCCACTTAACTTTGGCGGCCGCCGTGAGGATGGCACAACCCCTTATCGCCTGGGAGACCAGGATCTGTCCCTGTTTTTTGGCCAGTCGTCCTTCAGCCAGTATGTGGTGACCCGCGCAACCAATGCCATCGTGGTCGACCCGGAGGTTGATCTTACGCTACTCGGCCCGCTTGGCTGCGGGATCCAGACCGGCAGCGGGACGGTGCTTAACCGTCTGAAACCGGTCGTGGGGGAGTCACTTGTGGTGTTCGGCTGCGGCGCGGTGGGGCTCAGTGCGATCATGGCGGCGAAATTAACCGGCTGCTCGCAAATTATCGCGGTGGATATTCATGACAATCGCCTCGCCCTGGCCGGAGAACTGGGCGCCACGCATCAGATCAACGGCAAAGCACAAGATGCCGTTGCCCGCATCAAACAGATCACCGGTAAAGGGGCTCACTATGCGGTGGAAACCACCGGCGTGTCGGCCATCGTGCTTCAGGCCGTGCATGCGGTGAAACCGTTAGGCACGGTGGCGATTGTGGGCTTTACCGGCGATATCACCTTTAACGTGCAGAACGACCTGATGGCGGAAGGCAAATCGCTGGTCGGGGTGATTGAAGGCGATGCCGTTCCGGCCCTTTTCATTCCACTACTGGTTCAGCTTTATAAGCAGGGCAAATTCCCTATTGATAAGCTCATCCAGCGCTATCCGCTGGCCGAGATTAACCAGGCGTTTGCCGATTCAGCCTCCGGCAAGGTGATCAAGCCGGTAGTGGTCATGTGA
- a CDS encoding glucan biosynthesis protein D has translation MNRRRFLKSSMAVAAVCGTSGVASLFSQAAFAEDAGIADGQTRRFDYTVLQTMAHDLARQPWGGAPRDLPPTLANLTPQAYNSIQYDANHSLWNNIEERKLDIQFFHVGMGFRRRVRMFSLDANTQQAREIHFRPELFKYNDAGVDTRQLEGQSDLGFAGFRVFKAPELARRDIVAFLGASYFRAVDSTYQYGLSARGLAVDTFTDSPEEFPDFTSFWFETVKGDATVFTVYALLDSPSITGAYKFTIHCQDTQVVMDVENHLYARKDIKQLGIAPMTSMFSCGNNERRMCDTIHPQIHDSDRLSMWLGNGEWVCRPLNNPQKLQFNAFQDKNPRGFGLLQLDRDFSHYQDVMGWYNKRPSLWVEPRNQWGKGAVSLMEIPTTGETLDNIVCFWQPEKAVKAGDELDFRYRLYWSAQPPVSTPLARVLATRTGMGGFPEGWAPGEHYPDKWARRFAIDFVGGDLKAAAPRGIEPVITLSSGEAKQIEILYVEPFDGYRILFDWYPTSDSTDPVEMRLFLRCQGAAISETWLYQYFPPAADKRNYVDDRIMK, from the coding sequence ATGAACCGCAGACGTTTTCTTAAATCTTCCATGGCTGTTGCCGCCGTATGCGGAACGTCAGGAGTCGCTTCCTTGTTCAGTCAGGCCGCTTTTGCCGAAGACGCGGGCATTGCCGACGGGCAAACGCGTCGTTTCGATTACACCGTACTGCAGACTATGGCCCACGATCTGGCGCGCCAGCCATGGGGCGGCGCCCCGCGCGATCTGCCTCCGACGCTGGCCAACCTCACCCCGCAGGCCTATAACAGCATCCAGTACGATGCCAACCACTCGCTGTGGAACAATATCGAAGAACGCAAACTGGACATCCAGTTTTTCCACGTCGGGATGGGGTTCCGTCGCCGCGTGCGGATGTTCTCTTTAGACGCCAATACCCAACAGGCGCGCGAGATCCACTTCCGCCCTGAGCTGTTTAAGTACAATGACGCCGGGGTGGATACCCGTCAGCTGGAAGGGCAGTCTGACCTCGGCTTCGCCGGATTCCGGGTGTTTAAAGCGCCTGAGCTGGCGCGCCGCGATATCGTGGCCTTCCTCGGCGCCAGCTACTTCCGCGCCGTAGACAGCACCTACCAGTACGGCCTGTCGGCTCGTGGGCTGGCGGTGGATACCTTTACCGATTCACCGGAAGAGTTCCCCGATTTCACCTCCTTCTGGTTCGAAACGGTCAAAGGGGATGCGACGGTATTTACCGTTTATGCACTTCTGGACAGCCCGAGCATCACCGGCGCTTACAAGTTCACTATCCACTGCCAGGATACTCAGGTCGTTATGGACGTAGAGAACCATCTCTACGCCCGCAAGGACATCAAACAGCTGGGGATCGCCCCGATGACCAGTATGTTCAGCTGCGGCAACAACGAGCGGCGGATGTGCGATACCATTCACCCGCAGATCCACGACTCCGATCGGCTGTCGATGTGGCTGGGCAATGGCGAATGGGTCTGCCGACCGCTGAATAACCCGCAGAAGCTGCAGTTCAATGCCTTCCAGGATAAGAACCCGCGCGGCTTCGGCCTGCTACAGCTGGACCGCGATTTTTCTCACTACCAGGACGTGATGGGGTGGTATAACAAGCGCCCCAGCCTGTGGGTTGAACCGCGTAATCAGTGGGGCAAAGGGGCGGTCAGCCTGATGGAGATCCCGACCACCGGCGAGACACTGGATAATATCGTCTGCTTCTGGCAACCAGAAAAGGCGGTGAAAGCCGGCGACGAGCTGGACTTCCGCTACCGTCTCTACTGGAGCGCGCAGCCGCCGGTGAGCACCCCGCTGGCGCGGGTTCTCGCCACCCGCACCGGGATGGGCGGCTTCCCGGAAGGCTGGGCGCCGGGCGAGCACTATCCGGATAAGTGGGCGCGCCGTTTTGCCATCGACTTTGTCGGCGGCGATCTGAAGGCTGCCGCGCCGCGCGGTATTGAACCGGTGATCACGCTTTCCAGCGGGGAAGCGAAGCAGATAGAGATCCTCTACGTCGAGCCGTTCGATGGCTACCGGATCCTCTTTGACTGGTATCCAACCTCCGACTCGACCGACCCGGTGGAGATGCGTTTGTTCCTGCGCTGTCAGGGGGCCGCCATCAGCGAAACATGGCTCTATCAGTACTTCCCACCGGCAGCGGATAAACGCAACTACGTTGACGACCGGATCATGAAATAA